A window of Ruminiclostridium herbifermentans genomic DNA:
CCTGATGAATTTATGCCTGAGTTTACGGCAGATGTCGGTATTAAAAAGGGCGAAAAAGTTGATTATGCAATAATGAAGAATGGTTCTCCTGTAATTCTAATTGAATGTAAGTGGTGTGGTGAAAGTCTGGACAAACATAGTTCACAGTTATTTAGATATTTTGGTACATCATCTGCTAAATTTGGAATATTGACAAACGGAATTACTTATAATTTTTATACTGATTTAGATGAATCAAATAAAATGGATTTAACTCCATTCCTAGAATTTGATATTCTAAATATTAAACCAAATATAGTAGCAGAGCTTAAGAAGTTTAGTCGCGATTCATTTGATGTTGATAATATTTTTAGTACAGCATCTGAACTAAAATATTCAAAAGCTATAAAACTATTATTTTCAAACGAGCTAAAAGAGCCCTCTGATGATTTTGTAAAGTATATACTATCAAAAATATATGATGGAGTAAAAACTCAAAATGTTATTGATAAATATAGAGGAATTATTAAAAAATCGTTAAACGACTATATAAGTGAGTTAATGAATGAAAAAATTTCATTTGCATTAAAATCTGATACTGACTCAGCTGCTACTGTAGATGAAAGTACTACTAATACCAGTGAGGTAAATGTAGAAACTGTAATAGAAAAAATTCATACAACTGATGAAGAAATAGAAAGTTACTATATTGTAAAGAGCCTGCTCATTGATATAGTTAAGGCTGATGATATAACTTATAAAGATAATGAAAGATATTTTGCAATATTGTATAAAGGAAATATCAGAAAAACCATATGTAGAATTAATCTCGATACCAAAAAGAAGCAAATAATGATTCCTGATGAAAATAAAGATTTTACAAGATTTTATATAGATTCAATAAATGACATATACTCATATAAAGAAAATTTGATAAAAACAACTCTAAATTACATAGATAATTAATAATGTTCGCTAGTTAGGAGTAATTATATAAATTATATAGTTTATCCTAAATCGTATTTATGGATTGAGTAGGAGGCATTGTTATGGCTGGAAATATAGAAGTACTAGGAAACGGGAGATACAGACTTCGTGCAAGCATAGGAACTGGTAAAAATCGTAAAGTGTTTAGAAAAAATATTAGATGCGAAACACCAATGAAAGATGACGGAAAATTTCCAAGAGAAGTAGAACTTGAACTTGCAAAGTTTGTTGCAGCTGTATCAGAAAATAAAGTCTCACGAAGTAATATGACTTTTAGGCAATTTACTGAAACTGTATGGTTACCAGATTATGCTGAACGTAAGTTGAAAACTAAAACCCTAGTCCGCTATAAGGAAATGCTTGATTCTAGGATATATGACGCTTTAGGGCATATAAGGATTAGCAAGCTGAGTCCTACTCATCTTAATAAATTTTACAAGCAGCTTGAAGAACCTATAGAAAAAAAATCTAAAACCGGAGAAATTATTACTGAAAATTTATCTGCACGAACAATCGAACATCACCATGATTTAATTTCGTCAATTTTAGGCAAGGCAGTAAAATGGGATTATATTGTTTCAAATCCTGCACAAAAAGCAGATCCTCCTAAAGTTGAAGAATCCGAAAGACCGTTTTTAGAGGAAGATGAAATCAAGAAGGTAATGGATGCTTTATCAAAAGAACCTCTTAAATATCAATCCATGATATTACTTGATTTATTTTCGGGATTAAGGCGTGGCGAATTGATGGGATTAAACTGGACAGATATTGATTTTATTAATAATACTATTACTATAAATAAAACATCAAATTATACTACTGATACAGGTATATATGAAGATACTGTTAAGACTAAAAAATCTAACAGAACCATATCTATGCCTGTCTTTGTTATGAGTATTCTAAGAGGCTATTACTCTGAGCAAAAAAAGTATAAGGATAAAAAGAGGGAAAAAGGTAAACTCCTTTTTGAAAACGACAAACTCTTTATTCAGCATAATGGTAAACCTATGCATCCTGATACTCCAACAAAATGGTGGCCTAAATTTCTAGAAAAAAATAATCTTCCACATGTAAACTTTCATGGATTACGTCATACAAATGCATCGATTATGACCGCTCTAGGTTTTGATATTGTAACTGGCTCTGGAAGGTTGGGGCATGCAAGAAAAGATACCTTTCTTAACACTTATTCACACATGCTGACTACTAAAGAAAAAGGTGTTGCTGCAGCTATGGATAAAGAATTTAATCCACATCCAAAGCAAAGAAAAGTGTATAGATTAAAGAAAATTTAGGGCACATTTTGGGGCACATATAAGGGCACATTTTCATAAAAAACAGGCTTTTCAGACAAATTAGACAAAATAGTCAAAAACTAAAGCCCGCTTTTTTCAGGGGTTTCAAGATATTTTATAAATCAGAATCTTATTCCTAAACCGCAGGCCGGAGGTTCGAATCCTCTCGAGCGCACCAGAATTTGTCCAAGAACTCGCTAAATTAGTGAGTTTTTGGAGTTCTTAGATTGATTTTATACTTATTTACTAATTTTAAGAGAAATTAAGAAGCAACAAGGAATTACTATTTGCTCCTCAATGCAATCAGACAAGGGTTCTTTTTGATTTCTGTTTTATCTGATTATATATTTCATGACACTGTCTATTTTTATTAATCTAACTTAATTATAAAAACTACTTTAATATCAAGTAATTCCAATGGTTTCAGGGATTATAATAGAAAGTCCTTGACTTTTTGAAGAAATATTTTTACCTTCACTCATTTAATTTTTTCTTTTCACCATAAAATAAGCCTCCTATGATATTTTTATTTTGTCATAGAAAGCTTAATTTACATAATTTATTTCCTATCTCATAGTGACAAACAAATTACCTGTCTAATTACTTTTATATTTTTCGTACATTTTGTTTCTCATAATCATATCAAAGTTATTTTATATGAAAGAATTTATCTCCTGCTGATAATCTTAAAACAACTTCTTCTTCTTTTATCCCCAACATATCTATGCGATCATTTAGAATTGGAAAGATATATTGTCCTTCAAATATGCGAGACTCTGCAATAATACCTCTTAATTCTTTTAAGTCGATATTTTCAAGTTTATCATGTATAACAAAAACCGGCATATGATATCCTTCTTTTATAATCAGTTTAACATGTGCAAGGTCAAAACAAGTTATCATTGCTTTTTTTATTCCTGTACCAGGTTTGCCATTCATTCCAATTATTTTTACTGGAAACTCTTCATCATCCTCATTTATAACAATGGCAAATGTCTCACCAATTATGTTTTTCGTTAATTCTTTAAAGTAGATGTTAAACTTTTCCTCTATTTCTTGTTTTTTATTACCATTATTATTTTGAGTTATTTTCTTACTTAAATTGTTATCTTTTTCTTTCTGTTTTTCAACCACATAGTTATAGTCATTTTCAAAATTCTCTAGCTTTATTTTATTTTTT
This region includes:
- a CDS encoding type I restriction endonuclease; the encoded protein is MDFIDEVRQFSARVQKLKDQIPTEEATKMSLIVPFFQLLGYDVFNPDEFMPEFTADVGIKKGEKVDYAIMKNGSPVILIECKWCGESLDKHSSQLFRYFGTSSAKFGILTNGITYNFYTDLDESNKMDLTPFLEFDILNIKPNIVAELKKFSRDSFDVDNIFSTASELKYSKAIKLLFSNELKEPSDDFVKYILSKIYDGVKTQNVIDKYRGIIKKSLNDYISELMNEKISFALKSDTDSAATVDESTTNTSEVNVETVIEKIHTTDEEIESYYIVKSLLIDIVKADDITYKDNERYFAILYKGNIRKTICRINLDTKKKQIMIPDENKDFTRFYIDSINDIYSYKENLIKTTLNYIDN
- a CDS encoding site-specific integrase, whose translation is MAGNIEVLGNGRYRLRASIGTGKNRKVFRKNIRCETPMKDDGKFPREVELELAKFVAAVSENKVSRSNMTFRQFTETVWLPDYAERKLKTKTLVRYKEMLDSRIYDALGHIRISKLSPTHLNKFYKQLEEPIEKKSKTGEIITENLSARTIEHHHDLISSILGKAVKWDYIVSNPAQKADPPKVEESERPFLEEDEIKKVMDALSKEPLKYQSMILLDLFSGLRRGELMGLNWTDIDFINNTITINKTSNYTTDTGIYEDTVKTKKSNRTISMPVFVMSILRGYYSEQKKYKDKKREKGKLLFENDKLFIQHNGKPMHPDTPTKWWPKFLEKNNLPHVNFHGLRHTNASIMTALGFDIVTGSGRLGHARKDTFLNTYSHMLTTKEKGVAAAMDKEFNPHPKQRKVYRLKKI